From the genome of Marixanthomonas ophiurae, one region includes:
- a CDS encoding AraC family transcriptional regulator, translated as MISEKNVAESFYDETLISEGFYILKFDNETNDNQTFKRETGSNFIQFHFCIKGSASFLFNEGNYTLPLSEENSLLLYNPQRDLPLHIKVPAHSWVISVLLPIEKFHALFSNEANYITFLSAENKDRKYYKDAGISPSMAIVLNQLMNYNLHPSVKPLYFKGKVYELLSLYFNRPADLDVEQCPFLADEDNVTKIKRAKQIIITNMAEPPTLQELADQINLPINKLKEGFKQIYGDSVFSFLFDYKMEVARQLLATGSHNVNEVGLKVGYSAASHFISAFKKKYGTTPKKYLMSLSA; from the coding sequence ATGATTTCTGAAAAAAATGTCGCTGAAAGTTTTTATGATGAAACACTTATTTCTGAAGGGTTTTATATTTTAAAATTTGACAATGAAACCAATGATAACCAGACTTTTAAACGAGAGACAGGGTCCAACTTTATTCAGTTTCACTTTTGCATTAAAGGGTCCGCTAGCTTTCTTTTTAATGAAGGGAATTACACATTACCACTTAGTGAGGAAAATTCACTATTACTATACAACCCACAACGAGATTTACCATTACATATAAAGGTTCCAGCCCATTCTTGGGTAATTTCGGTGTTACTTCCTATTGAAAAATTCCATGCGTTATTTTCAAATGAAGCAAACTATATCACTTTTTTAAGTGCCGAAAATAAAGACAGGAAATATTACAAAGATGCGGGTATATCGCCATCAATGGCTATTGTTTTAAATCAATTAATGAATTATAATTTACATCCTTCTGTAAAACCACTTTATTTTAAAGGGAAAGTCTATGAGTTACTAAGCCTTTATTTTAACAGACCAGCCGATTTGGATGTGGAGCAATGTCCTTTTTTAGCTGATGAAGATAACGTAACCAAAATAAAAAGAGCCAAACAGATTATTATCACAAATATGGCAGAACCGCCTACTTTACAGGAATTAGCTGACCAAATCAATTTACCTATCAATAAATTAAAAGAAGGTTTTAAACAAATTTATGGTGACTCAGTCTTTAGTTTCCTCTTTGATTATAAAATGGAAGTAGCGCGACAATTATTAGCGACCGGTTCTCATAATGTAAATGAAGTAGGTCTAAAAGTAGGCTACAGTGCTGCCAGCCATTTTATTTCTGCTTTTAAGAAAAAGTATGGTACCACACCTAAAAAATATTTGATGAGTCTTTCAGCATAA
- the hemH gene encoding ferrochelatase, whose translation MKKGVLLVNLGSPDTTKPKDVKKYLDEFLMDPRVIDVPRWARILIVRGIILNTRPKKSAEAYQKIWWEEGSPLIVLSERLQKKVQDKVTLPVSLAMRYGSMTLKKGLQELVDQNVDEVLVVPLYPQFAMATTETINVKVEELCNEFFPQLKTASLPAFYNKPEYIEVLSNSIQEHIKGLDYEHLLFSYHGVPERHIRKSDITNSHCKIDGSCCVTSSKAHQYCYRHQCYETTRLVAEKLGLTENSYSVSFQSRLGFDPWLQPYTDRTIERMGKAGIKKMAVVTPAFVSDCLETLEEIAMEGEEIFHETGGKEFTTVPCLNDRDDFAQLLADWIDEWRIIDVDKAIA comes from the coding sequence ATGAAAAAGGGAGTCCTCCTTGTAAATCTTGGTTCGCCAGATACAACCAAACCTAAAGATGTTAAAAAGTATTTGGATGAATTTTTAATGGACCCACGTGTAATTGACGTACCGCGATGGGCAAGAATATTAATTGTTCGAGGTATCATTTTAAATACTAGACCAAAAAAATCTGCCGAAGCCTACCAAAAAATTTGGTGGGAAGAAGGTTCTCCATTGATTGTTCTTTCTGAAAGGCTTCAGAAAAAAGTGCAAGACAAAGTAACACTCCCTGTATCTTTAGCCATGCGCTATGGAAGTATGACGCTAAAAAAAGGATTGCAAGAACTAGTTGATCAAAATGTGGATGAAGTTTTAGTGGTTCCGTTATATCCACAATTTGCTATGGCAACCACCGAAACGATAAATGTAAAGGTAGAAGAACTTTGCAACGAATTTTTTCCGCAGCTAAAAACGGCATCTTTACCTGCATTTTACAACAAGCCAGAATATATTGAAGTACTCTCTAATAGCATTCAGGAACATATTAAAGGGTTGGATTACGAACACTTACTGTTTAGTTACCACGGCGTACCAGAAAGACACATTAGAAAGAGTGATATTACTAACAGCCATTGTAAAATAGATGGCTCATGTTGCGTTACTTCTTCAAAAGCACATCAATATTGTTACCGTCATCAATGTTATGAAACCACACGATTGGTTGCAGAAAAACTGGGCTTAACCGAAAATAGTTATTCGGTTTCCTTTCAATCTCGATTAGGTTTTGACCCTTGGTTACAGCCTTACACAGACAGAACCATTGAACGAATGGGAAAAGCTGGTATTAAAAAAATGGCAGTTGTAACACCAGCTTTTGTAAGTGATTGTTTAGAAACATTAGAAGAAATCGCGATGGAAGGTGAAGAAATATTTCATGAAACAGGCGGAAAAGAATTTACAACAGTCCCTTGTTTGAATGATCGGGATGACTTTGCTCAATTATTGGCAGATTGGATTGATGAATGGCGAATTATAGATGTTGATAAAGCAATAGCATAG
- a CDS encoding MATE family efflux transporter, translated as MALQNRSASLGTEPISKLLIKQSVPASIGILVMSLNILVDTIFVGNWIGSIAIAAINVVLPVSFFIAALGMSIGIGGSSIISRALGANNRERALKTFGNQITLTLLVTISMAALGLYFVDELIPAFGGKGDIFEPAKVYYQIVLYGVPILGLSMMGNNVLRAEGKPKIAMIAMIIPSVGNLLLDYILIYIFDMGMAGAAWASTASYVCSFLFILWFFLSDQSELRISFSHFGLNKVILKEISALGFVTLARQAVVSITYLLMNNILFNIGGEASVTMYGIIGRMLMFALFPVLGVTQGFLPIAGYNYGAYKFPRVRESINKAIKYAGLLALVIFILIMVFPEAIVSVFTTDQVILAETPSAMRWVFLAIPIIAIQLIGSAYFQAIGKATPALLLTLTRQGFFFIPLILILPNFFGELGVWISFPIADVLSTIVTGYFLNKEIRKTLIE; from the coding sequence ATGGCGTTACAAAACCGCTCGGCCAGTCTAGGTACAGAGCCCATTAGTAAGTTACTTATTAAACAATCGGTTCCGGCATCTATTGGTATTTTGGTAATGTCATTAAATATTCTTGTCGATACCATTTTTGTAGGGAATTGGATTGGCTCCATAGCTATTGCAGCTATAAATGTTGTGTTGCCTGTTTCATTTTTTATTGCCGCTTTAGGCATGTCAATCGGTATTGGAGGCTCTTCAATAATTTCTAGGGCTCTAGGCGCTAATAATAGAGAAAGAGCTCTTAAAACCTTTGGTAACCAAATTACTCTTACCCTTTTAGTAACTATATCAATGGCTGCATTAGGGCTCTATTTTGTAGATGAGCTCATTCCAGCTTTTGGGGGTAAAGGAGATATTTTTGAACCTGCAAAGGTTTATTATCAAATAGTACTTTATGGTGTCCCAATTTTAGGACTCTCCATGATGGGAAATAATGTGCTACGAGCCGAGGGAAAGCCAAAAATAGCTATGATTGCCATGATTATTCCATCTGTAGGTAATCTGCTATTAGATTATATTTTAATATATATCTTTGATATGGGAATGGCAGGTGCAGCCTGGGCTTCAACTGCTTCTTACGTCTGTTCTTTTCTATTTATTTTATGGTTCTTTTTAAGTGACCAATCTGAACTTCGCATAAGCTTTTCGCATTTTGGACTCAATAAAGTTATTTTAAAAGAAATAAGCGCTCTAGGTTTCGTAACCTTGGCACGACAAGCGGTTGTGAGTATTACGTATTTACTAATGAATAATATACTCTTTAATATAGGAGGAGAGGCTTCAGTGACTATGTATGGCATTATTGGTCGTATGCTCATGTTTGCGTTGTTCCCTGTGTTAGGAGTTACGCAAGGCTTTTTACCGATTGCCGGATATAATTATGGCGCTTATAAATTTCCTAGAGTTCGAGAAAGTATTAATAAAGCGATAAAGTATGCTGGGTTACTAGCTTTGGTGATTTTTATTCTGATTATGGTGTTTCCCGAAGCTATCGTTTCCGTATTTACAACCGATCAAGTGATTTTAGCTGAAACGCCTTCTGCGATGCGCTGGGTGTTTTTAGCCATACCCATAATTGCTATTCAATTAATAGGTTCGGCTTATTTTCAAGCGATCGGGAAAGCCACGCCTGCTTTATTACTCACACTTACTAGGCAAGGGTTTTTCTTTATTCCGTTGATATTGATTTTACCCAACTTTTTTGGTGAACTGGGTGTCTGGATCTCTTTCCCCATTGCCGATGTGTTGTCAACTATTGTAACTGGATATTTTCTGAATAAGGAAATTAGGAAAACATTGATTGAGTAA
- a CDS encoding CopD family protein, with translation MEYNYIKALHLIFVITWFAGLFYIVRLFVYQTEATEKPSPEKEILGKQLSIMAKRLWTIITWPSAILAIGFAIWLISLRTFYLTDAWMQVKLGFVFLLILYHLKCHQIYKQLQKGIVKHSSNFMRLFNEGATIILFAIIFLVMLRNAVNWIYGVLGLIAFSVLLMLGYKFYKRLRENRNS, from the coding sequence ATGGAATACAACTATATAAAAGCGCTACACTTAATATTTGTAATTACCTGGTTTGCGGGCTTGTTCTACATCGTCCGGCTTTTTGTATATCAAACTGAAGCCACTGAAAAGCCTTCTCCTGAAAAGGAAATTCTAGGAAAGCAACTTAGCATTATGGCTAAAAGGTTGTGGACTATCATAACTTGGCCTTCGGCGATATTGGCTATTGGATTTGCTATTTGGCTTATTTCGTTACGTACTTTTTACTTAACCGATGCATGGATGCAAGTAAAGCTCGGTTTTGTGTTTTTATTAATCTTATACCATTTAAAATGCCACCAAATTTATAAACAACTGCAAAAAGGAATTGTAAAACACTCTTCCAATTTTATGCGTTTGTTTAATGAGGGAGCTACCATTATCCTCTTTGCCATCATCTTTTTAGTAATGTTGCGCAATGCTGTAAATTGGATTTATGGTGTCTTAGGTCTTATCGCCTTTTCGGTTTTGTTGATGTTGGGTTATAAATTTTATAAACGGTTGCGGGAAAACCGGAACTCTTAA
- a CDS encoding 3'-5' exonuclease gives MLTRINLEHVLFLDIETVPQYPDYNDLDETAKVLWEQKTKYQRKEEYTPEEFYDRAGIWAEFGKIVCISVGYFKMKGDVRNFRVTSFHGEEATLLKEFKTLLQTHFNKPQHVLCAHNGKEFDFPYIARRMIIHGISLPFKLNLFGKKPWEVPHLDTLELWKFGDYKTFTSLKLMAHVLGIPSPKDDIDGSDVRDVYYEENDIDRIIIYCEKDTITVAQIFLKLRNELLLEEDEVLSV, from the coding sequence ATGCTTACACGAATAAACCTAGAACACGTATTGTTTCTAGATATAGAAACTGTACCGCAATACCCAGATTATAATGATTTGGACGAAACTGCAAAAGTATTGTGGGAACAAAAAACAAAGTACCAACGGAAAGAGGAATATACTCCAGAGGAATTTTATGATCGTGCTGGTATTTGGGCCGAGTTTGGAAAAATTGTATGTATTTCGGTAGGCTATTTTAAAATGAAAGGTGACGTTCGAAACTTTCGGGTGACTAGCTTTCACGGAGAAGAAGCTACATTACTTAAGGAGTTTAAAACGCTCCTACAAACTCACTTTAATAAACCGCAACATGTACTCTGTGCGCACAACGGAAAGGAGTTTGATTTTCCTTACATCGCCCGACGGATGATTATCCACGGAATAAGCTTGCCTTTTAAACTGAACCTCTTCGGAAAAAAGCCTTGGGAAGTTCCTCATTTAGACACGTTAGAATTATGGAAGTTTGGTGACTATAAAACCTTCACTTCTTTAAAGTTAATGGCGCACGTTTTAGGTATTCCCTCCCCAAAAGACGATATCGATGGTAGCGATGTGCGTGATGTGTATTACGAAGAAAATGATATAGACCGCATTATTATCTACTGCGAAAAAGACACTATTACTGTGGCTCAAATATTTTTAAAACTTCGGAATGAGCTGCTTTTGGAAGAGGATGAGGTGTTGTCGGTTTAA
- a CDS encoding serine hydrolase domain-containing protein: MKKFLAWFFGIIAIIVLVLYLTDYNYILKGIRVVYLTGHTTAFIDDFKYFESETISASSNPQPWPKTSDYNTISATETLTKTNKEFGTVAFLIIKSDSIWYEKYAEGYSDSSQTNSFSMAKSVVSALLGKAIDDGYIKSLDQSVGDFYSEFKGTNLTVGDLSSMASGLNWDESYKNPFGITARAYYDDNLAETILNLKVVETPGKEYKYLSGNTELLAMVIQKAIQSTSMDLSTYLQESFWQPLGAENPALWQIDDENHRLVKAYCCIGSNARDFARFGKLYKDFGKWSGKQLLDSTFVAKSIRPRFKESTEYGYGFWLNKHEGKDVFAMRGILGQYVIVIPEDNVIIVRLGHHRGKKGDDSFSNDYYTYMEEAYKMLNAGS, from the coding sequence ATGAAAAAATTTCTTGCTTGGTTTTTCGGTATTATAGCAATAATTGTATTGGTTTTATACCTAACCGATTATAACTACATTTTAAAAGGAATCCGTGTGGTTTATCTTACTGGGCATACAACAGCCTTTATAGACGACTTTAAGTATTTTGAAAGTGAAACTATCTCAGCGAGTAGCAACCCACAGCCTTGGCCTAAAACTTCAGATTATAACACCATATCAGCGACCGAAACACTTACCAAAACAAATAAAGAGTTCGGTACCGTTGCGTTCCTTATCATAAAAAGCGACAGTATTTGGTATGAAAAGTATGCAGAAGGATATAGTGATTCTTCACAAACCAATTCATTTTCCATGGCAAAGAGCGTGGTTTCTGCTTTATTAGGAAAAGCAATTGACGATGGCTATATAAAAAGTTTAGATCAATCCGTTGGAGACTTTTATTCTGAATTTAAAGGAACAAATTTAACTGTTGGTGATTTATCATCCATGGCTTCAGGATTAAATTGGGACGAGTCTTACAAAAATCCCTTTGGAATTACCGCCCGTGCCTATTACGATGATAATCTGGCCGAAACCATTCTCAATTTAAAAGTGGTAGAAACGCCCGGTAAAGAATATAAATACTTGAGTGGAAATACAGAATTATTGGCAATGGTAATTCAGAAGGCTATTCAATCTACCAGTATGGATTTATCTACATATCTACAAGAAAGCTTTTGGCAACCCTTGGGTGCAGAAAATCCAGCTTTATGGCAAATAGATGATGAAAATCATCGCTTGGTGAAAGCATACTGTTGCATAGGCAGTAATGCCCGTGATTTTGCCCGTTTTGGTAAGCTCTACAAAGACTTCGGAAAGTGGAGCGGGAAACAACTATTGGACTCTACTTTTGTGGCTAAATCCATAAGACCTCGATTTAAAGAAAGTACAGAATATGGTTATGGATTTTGGCTCAATAAACACGAAGGCAAAGATGTATTTGCCATGCGAGGAATTTTAGGGCAATATGTGATTGTTATTCCTGAAGATAATGTGATAATTGTGCGTTTAGGGCATCACCGTGGTAAAAAAGGTGATGATTCTTTTAGCAACGATTATTATACGTATATGGAAGAGGCCTATAAAATGCTAAATGCTGGTTCGTAA
- a CDS encoding methylated-DNA--[protein]-cysteine S-methyltransferase: MKIAYFKSPIGWIELKGDASGLGSVIFIDSEISSEENNREKLPNSLQKTIEQLTEYFEGNRQTFDIPLSPQGTEFQKKVWRELQEIPFGKTTSYQKMANALGDPKVIRAAASANGKNPISIIIPCHRVIGTDGSLTGYAGGLQRKKWLLQHESPVKQGELF, from the coding sequence GTGAAAATAGCCTATTTTAAAAGTCCGATAGGTTGGATAGAATTGAAAGGTGATGCTTCAGGTTTAGGATCAGTTATTTTTATTGATAGTGAAATTTCTTCGGAAGAAAATAATCGAGAAAAACTTCCTAATTCGCTTCAAAAAACCATCGAACAACTCACAGAATATTTTGAAGGGAACCGACAAACTTTTGATATTCCATTAAGTCCACAAGGCACTGAATTCCAAAAAAAGGTATGGCGAGAACTGCAAGAAATCCCCTTTGGAAAAACCACAAGCTACCAAAAAATGGCAAATGCCTTGGGCGACCCTAAAGTAATTCGCGCAGCAGCATCTGCCAATGGGAAAAACCCGATTTCCATTATTATTCCCTGTCATCGCGTTATTGGAACCGACGGATCCTTAACCGGCTATGCAGGCGGTCTGCAACGAAAAAAATGGTTATTGCAACACGAAAGCCCCGTAAAACAAGGAGAGTTGTTTTAA
- a CDS encoding CNNM domain-containing protein, with translation MTLLILYALISIFFSFLCSILEAALLSFTPTFIKMKKNEGKSYALTLANFKKDIDKPLIAILTLNTIAHTVGAILVGVQAEKVWPSGGMVGIVSAIMTGLILIVSEIIPKTIGATYWKSLGNFTAKFLKIIIFPLKYTGILWLLMLTTRLIGKSAHVSTMSREEFLAITDAAEEEGVFEENETTVIKNLLVFKSVKAKDVMTPFPVVTLENEDMSLKNFHSQHKNLRFSRIPVYREKTHNITGFVLRDDILEQIVEEHGEMQLMELKREIFVVDADKPIPDLFETFIKQRVHIASVVDEFGNTIGVVTMEDIIETLLGLEIMDESDAIEDMQVQARKNWERRAKRMGIELSDIPEKEFKQDEGQTKDQNQS, from the coding sequence ATGACCCTACTAATACTGTACGCTTTAATTTCTATTTTCTTTTCATTTCTCTGCTCTATCTTGGAAGCAGCTTTACTTAGTTTTACACCTACTTTCATAAAAATGAAAAAAAACGAAGGGAAAAGTTATGCTTTGACGTTGGCCAATTTTAAAAAGGACATCGACAAACCTCTTATTGCTATCTTAACGCTTAATACGATAGCACACACTGTTGGAGCTATATTAGTTGGAGTTCAAGCCGAAAAAGTATGGCCTTCTGGAGGGATGGTAGGTATTGTATCTGCAATAATGACTGGATTAATTTTAATTGTTTCTGAAATTATACCTAAAACCATTGGTGCTACGTATTGGAAATCCTTAGGTAATTTTACAGCTAAGTTTTTGAAAATTATCATATTTCCGCTAAAATACACGGGAATTTTATGGCTCTTGATGCTCACCACGCGTTTAATTGGTAAATCTGCCCACGTAAGCACGATGAGTAGAGAGGAATTTCTTGCTATAACAGATGCCGCTGAAGAAGAAGGTGTTTTTGAAGAAAATGAAACTACGGTAATAAAAAACCTTTTGGTGTTTAAATCGGTTAAGGCAAAAGATGTAATGACACCTTTTCCAGTAGTAACGTTGGAGAACGAGGACATGTCTTTGAAAAACTTTCATTCTCAACATAAAAACCTCCGATTTTCAAGAATTCCTGTATATCGCGAAAAAACACATAACATAACTGGCTTTGTGCTTCGTGATGATATTCTAGAGCAAATTGTGGAAGAACATGGTGAAATGCAGTTGATGGAGCTGAAGAGAGAAATATTTGTAGTCGATGCTGATAAACCCATTCCAGACTTGTTCGAAACCTTTATTAAACAACGTGTTCACATCGCTTCGGTTGTTGATGAATTTGGAAATACAATAGGTGTTGTAACGATGGAAGACATCATTGAAACCTTATTAGGTCTCGAAATTATGGACGAAAGCGATGCCATTGAAGATATGCAAGTACAAGCTCGTAAAAACTGGGAACGCCGTGCTAAACGTATGGGAATAGAACTTAGCGACATCCCTGAAAAAGAGTTTAAGCAAGATGAAGGGCAGACTAAAGACCAAAATCAATCGTGA